Proteins encoded by one window of Monoglobus pectinilyticus:
- a CDS encoding GyrI-like domain-containing protein, which produces MKYEIVELEPKTVVGISAVTSNNDPEMQKKIGDLWTRLYPGGEIAKIKNRANSFAIGLYSDYEGDNYCVTAGCEVTEADNDDMVIKTIPGGKYAKFSVRGNMVDAVAEAWEEIWKMNLERSYKADFEEYLNEDFENAEINLYISL; this is translated from the coding sequence ATGAAATATGAAATCGTTGAGTTGGAACCCAAAACCGTGGTTGGGATAAGCGCAGTGACATCCAATAACGACCCTGAAATGCAGAAAAAAATAGGTGACTTGTGGACAAGGCTGTATCCGGGCGGAGAAATAGCCAAGATAAAAAACAGAGCTAACAGTTTCGCTATAGGTCTTTATTCAGACTACGAGGGTGATAATTATTGTGTGACGGCAGGCTGTGAGGTAACTGAAGCGGATAATGACGATATGGTCATAAAAACCATTCCCGGAGGAAAATACGCAAAATTTTCTGTGCGCGGAAATATGGTTGACGCTGTTGCCGAGGCGTGGGAAGAAATATGGAAAATGAATCTTGAAAGAAGTTATAAGGCGGATTTTGAGGAATATCTTAATGAAGATTTTGAAAATGCAGAAATAAATCTTTATATTAGCTTATAA
- a CDS encoding EAL domain-containing protein, producing the protein MKKTQDVKIYSMSVSPVIQTCIVSIILTAVITFMLWNTSGLNTVLENSTNSYVKDASFQQANDISSKINSFELALELLSDSIKKLPNEDLLEEFLNRKAEILDFDSLILLDKNNKTIPSNTENLNNLSGIKNSYNGEKSITYIEGQSLVFSVPVESNGEINQVLAGVCKKENIQNLIAPKSFNGSGLSCIIDNNGKVVISPTDVKPFIQLDSIFMAKDENKTKNAIEEMKSHMSSGEPGVFNFTSVNNSRLVLSYHPLGINNWVLLTLVPADLISGEANNYILRSFIIVGIVVLIFALFLIIIFRYYRKSENRLKKFAFSDSLTGGLNNSAFQLECQKLISESPPMTYTVIMMNIKGFKLINLNYGIETGNDTIRYIHKVLSRHIKEDEMITRSEADHFFLCLKESDKNVIQKRIDEMTADINSYAQNSDIPHNIKISQGAYIVEEPGLNIRMIQDRARTACQLQNKISDCSFYNSEITNKMIMEQKLCSLFDDSIKNNDFHVYIQPKINLKNSETGGAEALVRWFHPDRGIIYPSDFIPLFERNGNIIQLDLYVFEKVCEYQKQRIDSGKKLFTISVNLSRVHFRNLNYLRPFIELKNKYNIPDGVIELELTESIFFDNQQIELVKNAINQMHSYGFLCSLDDFGVGFSSLGLLKEFNVDAIKLDRKFFEDITNSKSQNIIISFIDLAKRLNIHVVAEGIETSEQLNFLKSVNCDMVQGYIFSKPLPLNEFEKWADSRENKCDDSLVYN; encoded by the coding sequence ATGAAAAAAACACAAGACGTAAAAATATATAGTATGTCTGTAAGTCCTGTTATTCAAACCTGTATTGTTTCTATAATTCTAACGGCTGTAATAACTTTTATGCTATGGAACACCTCCGGGCTAAACACGGTTCTTGAAAACAGCACCAATTCTTATGTCAAAGACGCGTCATTTCAACAAGCCAACGATATATCATCAAAAATCAACTCTTTTGAACTGGCTTTGGAATTATTGAGCGACTCTATTAAAAAGTTACCAAATGAAGATTTACTGGAAGAATTTTTAAACAGAAAAGCAGAAATATTAGATTTCGATTCTCTTATCTTGCTTGATAAAAACAATAAAACTATTCCCTCAAATACTGAAAACCTAAACAATTTATCCGGCATAAAGAATTCATATAACGGCGAAAAATCAATTACATATATTGAAGGTCAAAGCCTGGTATTTTCCGTTCCAGTAGAATCTAACGGTGAGATTAATCAAGTTCTGGCAGGCGTCTGCAAAAAAGAAAACATACAAAACCTAATCGCGCCAAAAAGCTTTAACGGAAGCGGCCTTTCCTGTATTATTGACAATAATGGCAAGGTTGTAATTTCACCTACAGATGTAAAGCCGTTTATTCAGCTTGATAGCATATTTATGGCCAAAGATGAAAACAAGACAAAAAATGCTATTGAAGAAATGAAAAGTCATATGTCCAGCGGAGAACCCGGAGTATTCAATTTTACTTCCGTAAACAATTCACGCCTTGTTCTTTCATATCATCCGCTGGGCATAAATAATTGGGTACTGCTGACTCTTGTTCCGGCTGATTTAATATCGGGCGAGGCAAACAACTATATATTGCGCTCGTTTATAATAGTCGGTATCGTCGTACTTATCTTTGCTTTGTTTCTGATTATAATATTCAGATATTATAGAAAAAGCGAAAACCGGCTTAAAAAGTTTGCATTCTCAGACAGTCTTACCGGAGGGTTAAACAACTCCGCTTTTCAATTGGAGTGTCAAAAGTTAATTTCAGAATCACCGCCCATGACTTATACTGTTATAATGATGAATATTAAGGGGTTTAAACTTATCAATTTAAATTATGGAATTGAAACCGGCAATGATACTATTAGATATATACATAAAGTATTAAGCCGCCATATTAAAGAAGACGAGATGATAACGCGGAGTGAAGCAGACCACTTTTTCTTATGCTTAAAAGAATCTGACAAAAACGTTATACAAAAACGCATTGATGAAATGACAGCCGATATTAATTCATACGCGCAAAACTCTGATATTCCACATAATATAAAAATCTCACAAGGCGCATATATAGTGGAGGAGCCCGGCTTAAACATAAGAATGATTCAAGACCGCGCCCGCACAGCCTGTCAGCTTCAAAATAAAATTTCAGATTGTTCATTTTATAACTCTGAGATAACAAATAAAATGATTATGGAACAGAAACTTTGCAGTCTGTTTGACGACTCAATAAAAAACAATGATTTTCACGTTTATATTCAGCCCAAAATAAACCTTAAAAACAGTGAAACAGGCGGCGCTGAGGCCCTTGTAAGGTGGTTTCATCCCGACCGCGGGATTATCTATCCGTCAGATTTTATTCCTCTGTTTGAAAGAAACGGAAACATAATACAGCTGGACCTTTATGTATTTGAAAAAGTATGTGAATACCAAAAGCAAAGAATAGACAGCGGGAAAAAACTTTTTACCATATCTGTTAATCTTTCAAGGGTACATTTTAGAAATTTAAATTATCTGCGTCCGTTTATTGAGCTGAAAAACAAGTATAACATTCCGGATGGAGTAATCGAACTTGAATTAACAGAATCAATATTTTTTGATAACCAACAAATAGAACTGGTGAAAAACGCAATAAACCAAATGCATAGTTATGGCTTTCTATGTTCATTGGATGATTTCGGAGTTGGTTTTTCTTCACTGGGACTTTTAAAAGAATTTAATGTCGACGCTATCAAACTGGACCGAAAGTTTTTTGAGGATATAACAAACTCAAAGAGCCAAAATATAATCATAAGTTTTATAGACCTTGCCAAAAGGCTGAACATACACGTTGTTGCGGAAGGTATTGAAACTTCTGAACAGTTAAATTTTCTCAAAAGCGTCAATTGCGATATGGTTCAGGGATATATTTTTTCAAAACCTCTGCCTTTAAACGAATTTGAGAAATGGGCGGACAGCCGAGAAAACAAATGTGATGATTCGCTCGTATATAATTAA
- a CDS encoding GntR family transcriptional regulator, producing MKDKTTLFEYLYENLKEQIVSGRIKCGESLPSMNSVSEQYNIGIRTVKDVFRALSSEGYIKTEERKAAVVIYSDNKDSQESAVKYVLERKSFIVEVYQTMALLMPELFCFSSQVCGQKYLDLWEKSLSRSKKKDTQSRWSVASDFLYDILEKSNNLLFRDLFVSLEVYARLPLFSSHDGFIELVDTKSIGNSMWVMESLLTGNRSEIIYRFGLMYDAVINAIQKYLDIMAEKNPNVEEGEYDYSWAAERGREHYYTQIARELIDKIGSGIYKPDTFLPHEAELSEQYGVSVSTVRKAILMLNELGFAKTFNAKGTKAMLQNKEMAMKSIKNKKYKRDTLMYLSALQLMTITVKAAAESAFQNIDKDVINELDEKMSCHDSINLDCIQECINKYVSLRPLKTILEETGEIIYGGYYYAFYRDGSQAANLLNFKSQKAFECLKHGDKKGFAAKTSECYGHILKIVRDYLIGYGLTEAKNFVVPE from the coding sequence ATGAAAGATAAAACCACCTTATTTGAGTATTTATATGAGAATTTAAAAGAACAGATAGTCAGCGGCAGAATTAAATGCGGTGAAAGTCTTCCGTCGATGAACAGTGTTTCTGAACAGTATAATATAGGAATACGGACAGTAAAAGATGTTTTCAGAGCTTTGAGCAGCGAGGGATATATTAAGACAGAGGAGAGAAAGGCTGCGGTTGTTATCTACAGCGATAATAAAGACAGCCAAGAATCAGCGGTTAAGTATGTATTGGAGCGTAAATCATTTATTGTTGAAGTTTATCAAACCATGGCCTTGTTGATGCCTGAACTGTTTTGTTTTTCGTCTCAGGTTTGCGGTCAGAAATATTTAGATTTATGGGAAAAGAGCTTGAGCCGCAGCAAGAAGAAAGATACGCAAAGCAGATGGAGCGTGGCTTCTGATTTTCTTTATGATATTTTGGAAAAATCAAATAACTTACTGTTCCGCGATTTATTTGTTAGTTTAGAGGTATATGCCAGGCTTCCGCTTTTTTCAAGCCATGACGGATTTATTGAGTTAGTGGATACAAAAAGTATAGGGAATTCGATGTGGGTAATGGAATCATTGCTTACCGGGAACAGAAGCGAAATAATTTATAGATTCGGATTAATGTATGACGCGGTAATTAACGCAATACAAAAGTATTTGGATATAATGGCCGAAAAAAATCCAAATGTCGAAGAGGGAGAGTATGACTATTCCTGGGCGGCTGAAAGGGGAAGAGAACATTATTATACTCAAATAGCTCGGGAACTGATAGATAAAATCGGAAGCGGAATATATAAGCCGGACACATTTTTGCCGCATGAGGCTGAACTTTCTGAACAATATGGAGTTAGCGTATCAACAGTCAGAAAAGCTATTTTAATGCTGAATGAACTAGGGTTTGCCAAAACGTTTAATGCAAAAGGAACAAAAGCTATGCTGCAGAATAAAGAAATGGCGATGAAAAGTATAAAGAATAAAAAATACAAGCGGGATACTTTAATGTATTTAAGCGCTCTGCAGCTTATGACCATAACGGTTAAGGCTGCGGCGGAGTCAGCCTTTCAAAACATAGATAAAGATGTTATAAATGAATTGGATGAAAAAATGAGTTGTCATGATTCCATAAATCTTGATTGTATTCAGGAATGTATAAATAAGTATGTGAGTTTGCGTCCTTTAAAAACAATATTAGAGGAAACGGGTGAAATAATTTACGGGGGATATTATTACGCTTTTTACAGAGACGGCAGTCAAGCCGCAAATTTACTGAATTTTAAAAGTCAAAAGGCATTTGAATGTTTAAAACATGGGGATAAAAAAGGGTTTGCCGCGAAGACTTCCGAATGTTACGGTCATATCCTTAAAATAGTGCGTGATTATTTAATTGGATATGGATTGACAGAGGCCAAAAACTTTGTAGTGCCGGAATAA
- a CDS encoding MerR family transcriptional regulator codes for MVYTIGEMAKRLNVAPSTLRYYDKEGMLPFIERSSGGIRMFQEKDMSWLQIIECLKKTGMPIKDIKEFVDLCIEGDGTIDRRLEIITKQKKAVERQIEETQKMLDMLNYKCWYYETAKEAGTCSVHENLSAENIPEEFHKFISCKHRE; via the coding sequence ATGGTTTATACAATTGGGGAAATGGCTAAGAGATTAAATGTGGCTCCGTCAACGCTGAGATACTACGACAAAGAAGGAATGCTGCCGTTTATTGAACGTTCCAGCGGCGGTATAAGAATGTTTCAGGAAAAAGACATGTCTTGGCTTCAGATAATTGAATGTTTAAAAAAAACCGGCATGCCTATCAAAGATATAAAAGAATTCGTTGACTTATGTATTGAGGGCGATGGCACTATAGACAGACGTCTCGAAATTATCACTAAGCAAAAGAAAGCTGTCGAGCGGCAAATTGAAGAAACTCAAAAAATGCTTGATATGCTGAATTATAAATGCTGGTATTATGAAACCGCAAAGGAAGCCGGAACATGTTCGGTTCATGAAAATTTATCTGCCGAAAATATTCCTGAGGAATTTCATAAATTTATTTCATGTAAACACAGAGAGTAA
- a CDS encoding iron-containing alcohol dehydrogenase, translating into MSFNMYVPTRILFGLGAVKKLHEQEFPGKKAVIVISNGKSTKENGYLDTVKSEMSKAGVETVVFDKIQPNPLKATAEEGGKFARENNCDFIVALGGGSVMDASKAIAVSATNDGDLWDYAFGKTGKGMPIKNAPLPIVAVTTTAGTGSEVDQWGVITNPETNEKIGFGGIDELFPIIAVVDPELMKTVPPRFTAYQGFDALFHSTECYIAKCSNLMSDMYALTAIENIGNYLPRAVKDGNDIEAREHVALANTLSGVVMTLSSCTSEHSIEHAMSAYHQDLPHGAGLIMISKEYYKYFISQHICDERFVKMAKALGMENADKADDFITALEKLQNDCGVGDLKMSDFGIEKIEADVIAANARETMGGLFEADPCELGHEDCAEIVKKSYR; encoded by the coding sequence ATGAGTTTTAATATGTATGTACCAACAAGAATATTATTTGGTTTAGGAGCTGTTAAAAAACTGCATGAACAGGAGTTTCCGGGAAAGAAAGCTGTTATAGTAATATCAAACGGCAAGTCAACAAAGGAAAACGGATATTTGGATACTGTAAAAAGTGAAATGAGCAAGGCGGGAGTTGAGACGGTTGTTTTTGATAAGATTCAGCCGAATCCGCTTAAAGCCACAGCTGAGGAGGGCGGAAAGTTCGCTCGTGAAAACAACTGTGATTTCATAGTAGCCTTGGGCGGCGGCAGTGTTATGGACGCGTCAAAAGCAATAGCTGTTTCAGCAACTAATGACGGAGACTTATGGGATTATGCCTTTGGAAAGACAGGCAAAGGTATGCCGATAAAGAATGCTCCGCTTCCTATAGTTGCTGTAACCACGACTGCCGGAACCGGTTCGGAGGTGGACCAGTGGGGTGTTATAACCAACCCTGAAACTAACGAAAAAATAGGGTTCGGCGGTATAGATGAGCTGTTTCCTATAATAGCGGTTGTTGACCCTGAGCTTATGAAAACTGTTCCGCCGCGTTTCACAGCATATCAGGGATTTGACGCTTTGTTTCATAGTACGGAGTGTTATATTGCAAAGTGCTCAAATCTTATGAGCGATATGTATGCTTTAACGGCAATAGAAAATATTGGCAATTATCTGCCAAGGGCGGTTAAAGACGGGAATGATATTGAGGCAAGAGAGCATGTGGCTTTAGCGAATACATTATCAGGAGTTGTAATGACCTTGAGCAGCTGTACAAGCGAGCACTCTATTGAGCACGCCATGAGCGCCTATCACCAGGATTTGCCTCATGGAGCCGGTCTGATAATGATTTCTAAAGAGTATTATAAGTATTTTATCAGCCAGCATATTTGTGACGAGCGTTTTGTTAAAATGGCTAAGGCGCTGGGAATGGAGAACGCGGATAAAGCTGATGATTTTATCACTGCTCTTGAAAAACTTCAGAACGATTGCGGTGTAGGAGATTTAAAAATGAGTGATTTCGGAATTGAGAAAATTGAAGCCGATGTTATAGCAGCCAACGCCCGTGAGACAATGGGAGGATTGTTTGAAGCTGACCCGTGTGAATTGGGTCATGAGGACTGCGCTGAGATAGTTAAAAAATCTTATCGTTAA
- a CDS encoding flavodoxin: MKGLVLYYSYSGNTEKVAKMIQRATGFDIAEIKPVKNYEGDYNSVVNQGKKEVDNRVEPEIVDLKCDLSQYDTVVLGSPVWWYTFAPPVRTVLSGNNWSGKVIYPFATNGGWLGHTFEDIKDMCRGAEVKSGLNLKFSGTAMKTKKDEIEKWTENIKQGGEL; this comes from the coding sequence ATGAAAGGTCTGGTATTATATTACTCATACAGCGGTAACACAGAAAAAGTGGCTAAAATGATTCAAAGAGCCACAGGTTTTGATATAGCTGAAATAAAACCTGTCAAAAATTATGAAGGGGACTATAACTCGGTTGTAAATCAAGGAAAAAAGGAAGTTGACAATAGGGTGGAGCCTGAGATAGTGGATTTAAAATGTGACTTGAGCCAATATGATACCGTAGTTTTAGGCTCGCCGGTTTGGTGGTATACTTTTGCTCCTCCTGTCAGAACAGTGCTGTCGGGAAATAATTGGAGCGGAAAGGTTATATATCCTTTTGCAACAAACGGCGGGTGGCTTGGCCACACCTTTGAAGATATAAAAGATATGTGCCGGGGCGCAGAGGTCAAAAGCGGTCTTAATCTTAAATTCAGCGGAACGGCGATGAAGACAAAGAAAGACGAAATAGAAAAGTGGACAGAGAATATTAAGCAAGGCGGTGAGTTATAA
- a CDS encoding cupin domain-containing protein, with protein sequence MNNIGIFPRGGELPEMFAEYFSGKAYLNMLTEKGVSIGNVTFEPGCRNNWHIHHKGGQILLVTYGSGWYQAEGEKAVKLHAGDVVNIPPEVKHWHGAAKDSVFVHLAVEVPAEEAYNEWLEPVSDEAYNNLE encoded by the coding sequence ATGAATAATATTGGTATTTTTCCGAGAGGCGGAGAACTGCCTGAAATGTTCGCAGAATATTTCAGCGGAAAAGCGTATCTCAACATGCTCACTGAAAAAGGAGTTTCTATAGGTAATGTCACGTTTGAACCGGGATGCAGAAATAACTGGCACATTCATCACAAGGGCGGACAGATTCTGCTCGTTACTTATGGCTCAGGCTGGTATCAGGCTGAGGGCGAAAAAGCAGTAAAGCTACACGCCGGAGACGTTGTCAATATTCCGCCGGAAGTAAAGCATTGGCACGGAGCGGCAAAGGACAGTGTTTTTGTCCATTTAGCTGTTGAGGTTCCAGCCGAAGAGGCTTATAACGAATGGCTGGAGCCTGTTTCAGATGAAGCATATAATAATTTAGAATAA
- a CDS encoding aldo/keto reductase — MKYITLNNGVKMPILGYGVFQVTPEECERCVSDAIETGYRSIDTAQAYHNEEGVGNAVEKCGLPREELFITTKVWISNSGYERAKASIEESLNKLKSDYIDLLLIHQPFGDYYGTYRAMTEAYKAGKVKAIGVSNFYPDRLVDFCKFNEVLPAVNQVETHPFLQQRKAHDWMRKYGVKHESWGPFAEGKNNIFSNPVLKEIGESHNKSVAQVILRYLIENDIIVIPKTTHKERMKENINIFDFELSKEDKQRILELDGTESLFLSHYDPETVEYLTGLK, encoded by the coding sequence ATGAAATATATAACTTTGAACAATGGTGTAAAAATGCCTATACTCGGTTATGGAGTGTTTCAAGTCACTCCGGAGGAATGCGAAAGATGTGTGTCTGACGCTATTGAAACAGGATATAGGTCAATAGATACAGCCCAGGCGTATCATAACGAGGAGGGCGTTGGAAATGCGGTTGAAAAATGCGGTCTGCCTAGAGAGGAATTATTTATAACAACAAAAGTATGGATTTCAAACAGCGGTTACGAAAGAGCAAAAGCCTCAATAGAGGAGTCTTTAAATAAGCTTAAATCAGATTATATTGATTTGCTGCTTATTCATCAGCCGTTCGGAGATTATTACGGAACATACAGGGCTATGACAGAAGCTTATAAAGCCGGAAAAGTCAAAGCTATAGGGGTGAGCAATTTCTACCCTGACCGGCTTGTTGATTTCTGTAAGTTTAATGAAGTGCTTCCGGCGGTAAACCAAGTGGAAACGCACCCATTTTTACAGCAGAGAAAGGCTCATGATTGGATGAGAAAGTACGGCGTTAAACACGAATCATGGGGGCCGTTTGCGGAAGGGAAAAATAATATTTTCTCAAACCCGGTTTTAAAAGAAATTGGTGAAAGTCATAATAAATCAGTTGCTCAGGTTATTTTAAGGTATCTTATAGAAAATGATATTATAGTCATACCAAAGACAACGCATAAAGAAAGAATGAAAGAAAACATTAATATTTTTGATTTCGAACTTTCAAAAGAGGATAAGCAAAGAATTTTGGAATTAGACGGAACCGAAAGTTTATTTCTGTCCCATTATGACCCCGAAACTGTTGAATATTTAACAGGTTTAAAATAA
- a CDS encoding DNA-deoxyinosine glycosylase, translated as MENHPIPPVYDKNSKILILGSFPSVKSREMKFFYGHPQNRFWKVLAELTRSECPQTIEEKREFLIHNHIAVWDVIKSCDIIGSSDSSIKNVSVNDIKNIIENSDIKAVFTNGGTAHKLYKKYMDCDYEAVKLPSTSPANAAYSLDKLINEWKVILDYL; from the coding sequence ATGGAAAATCACCCTATACCTCCGGTGTATGATAAAAATTCTAAGATCTTGATATTGGGAAGTTTCCCTTCGGTTAAATCAAGAGAAATGAAGTTTTTCTACGGTCATCCGCAAAATAGATTTTGGAAAGTTCTTGCAGAACTGACGCGTTCTGAATGTCCTCAAACGATTGAAGAAAAGAGAGAATTTTTAATTCATAATCACATTGCCGTATGGGATGTTATAAAAAGCTGTGATATAATTGGTTCGTCTGACAGCTCAATAAAGAATGTGAGTGTGAATGATATAAAAAATATAATTGAAAATTCTGATATAAAAGCAGTTTTTACAAACGGAGGAACAGCGCATAAACTATATAAAAAATATATGGACTGCGATTATGAAGCGGTAAAGCTTCCGTCTACCAGCCCTGCCAACGCCGCATATTCACTGGATAAATTAATAAATGAATGGAAAGTGATTTTAGATTATTTATAA
- a CDS encoding FAD-dependent oxidoreductase, with product MKKSVWTDSIKLPEFPKADKEMKTEVLIIGGGICGILCAYMLEQKGIDYILVEGSRIGYGITKNTTAKITSQHGLIYNKLIKSVGREKAQMYLSANEKALREYRLIAENIDCDFETKDAYVYSINDRKKIEDEVSAVNSLGFNAEFASETSLPFKTAGAVKFKNQAQFNPMKFLNGIVKGLNIYENTFITDISENWAKFDGGKILADKIIVATHFPFINKHGSYFIKMYQKRSYVIAFENADNVDGMYIDEAENGMSFRNYEDLLLIGGGGHRTGKQGGNWRAVKEFSEKYYPKAKEKFYWAAQDCMSLDGIPYIGRYSKTTPNLYVASGFNKWGMTSSMAAAEILADLVVGKSSEYEPLFNPSRNILKPQLFVNGFEAVTNLLTPTLKRCPHLGCALKWNKAEHTWDCPCHGSRFEKNGDLIDNPATGGVDIG from the coding sequence ATGAAAAAATCAGTCTGGACGGACAGTATTAAATTACCTGAGTTCCCAAAAGCGGACAAAGAAATGAAAACTGAAGTTTTAATTATAGGCGGCGGCATATGCGGAATACTATGCGCATACATGCTGGAGCAAAAAGGTATTGATTATATACTTGTTGAAGGAAGCAGAATAGGATATGGAATAACAAAAAATACGACGGCTAAAATAACGTCTCAGCACGGGTTGATTTATAATAAGCTGATAAAATCGGTCGGACGTGAAAAAGCCCAAATGTATTTATCCGCTAATGAAAAAGCTCTAAGAGAGTATAGATTAATAGCTGAAAATATAGACTGCGATTTTGAAACAAAAGACGCGTATGTTTATTCGATTAATGATAGAAAAAAGATTGAGGATGAGGTAAGCGCAGTAAACAGTCTGGGATTTAATGCAGAATTTGCATCTGAGACAAGCCTTCCATTCAAGACAGCAGGCGCCGTAAAATTTAAAAACCAGGCGCAGTTTAATCCAATGAAGTTTTTAAATGGAATAGTAAAAGGGCTGAATATATATGAAAATACTTTTATAACCGATATAAGTGAAAATTGGGCAAAGTTTGACGGCGGTAAGATATTGGCAGATAAAATAATTGTTGCAACACACTTTCCGTTTATAAATAAACACGGCAGTTATTTTATAAAGATGTATCAGAAGCGTTCATATGTTATTGCCTTTGAAAACGCAGACAATGTTGACGGTATGTATATTGATGAAGCTGAAAACGGTATGTCTTTCAGAAATTATGAAGACCTTTTGCTGATTGGGGGAGGAGGTCACAGGACGGGAAAGCAAGGAGGCAACTGGAGAGCGGTTAAAGAATTTTCAGAAAAATATTATCCTAAAGCTAAAGAAAAATTTTATTGGGCGGCTCAGGACTGCATGAGTTTGGACGGAATCCCATATATAGGACGTTACTCTAAAACCACTCCAAACTTGTATGTGGCCTCCGGGTTTAACAAGTGGGGAATGACATCGTCTATGGCGGCGGCTGAAATTCTTGCAGATTTGGTGGTTGGAAAGAGCAGTGAATATGAACCGCTGTTTAACCCAAGCAGGAATATTTTAAAGCCCCAGCTTTTTGTCAACGGTTTTGAAGCGGTAACAAATTTGCTGACGCCGACCTTAAAACGCTGCCCTCATTTGGGGTGTGCGCTTAAATGGAATAAGGCTGAGCACACCTGGGATTGTCCATGCCATGGCTCAAGGTTTGAAAAAAACGGGGATTTGATAGATAATCCTGCGACCGGAGGTGTTGATATTGGGTAA
- a CDS encoding tocopherol cyclase family protein, which produces MGNYFDGYYYKHQKGDDVLSLVVGRSNSEEFIQVITRDSSYNVPFIGENYFSDKGVSLNIKTDEISLNGDLEYRNLSPIKYDIMGPFKYFPMECRHRIISMRHTLEGRLKLNGKEIDFTNGLGYIEKDSGRSFPSSYVWVQANDFDEPCSIMASVADIPFLGFHFKGCICIIQYNGTEYRMATYLGVKVIKCAKDKIILEQGKYKLEIDIDKNNGQELSAPSKGEMTRTIIETAACAGEFRFYKNDDMLFSLKSNNVSFEYEA; this is translated from the coding sequence TTGGGTAACTATTTTGACGGATATTATTATAAACACCAAAAAGGAGACGATGTTCTTTCTTTGGTTGTGGGCAGGTCAAATTCAGAGGAGTTTATACAGGTAATAACCAGGGATTCTTCATACAATGTTCCGTTTATAGGTGAGAACTATTTTTCTGATAAAGGCGTTAGTTTAAATATAAAAACTGATGAAATTTCCTTAAACGGCGATTTGGAGTACCGGAATTTGTCGCCTATAAAATATGATATAATGGGGCCCTTTAAATATTTTCCAATGGAGTGCAGGCACAGAATCATAAGTATGCGCCACACACTGGAAGGCAGGCTGAAACTAAACGGAAAAGAAATAGACTTCACAAACGGTTTGGGATATATCGAAAAGGACAGCGGAAGGTCGTTTCCGTCATCATATGTATGGGTTCAGGCTAATGATTTTGATGAGCCCTGCTCAATTATGGCTTCTGTTGCGGATATACCATTTTTGGGATTTCATTTTAAAGGCTGCATTTGTATCATTCAGTATAATGGGACTGAATATAGAATGGCAACATATTTGGGAGTAAAGGTTATAAAGTGTGCCAAAGACAAAATAATTTTGGAGCAGGGGAAATATAAACTGGAGATAGATATAGACAAAAATAACGGACAAGAGCTGAGCGCCCCAAGCAAAGGTGAGATGACAAGAACGATAATAGAAACGGCAGCCTGCGCCGGGGAGTTTAGATTTTATAAAAATGACGATATGCTGTTTTCTTTAAAGTCAAACAATGTGAGTTTTGAATACGAGGCATAA
- the cas2 gene encoding CRISPR-associated endonuclease Cas2, which translates to MLVLITYDVNTETPAGKTRLRKVAKQCVNYGQGVQNSVFECFLDAGQSKMLLHKLEKIIDKETDSLRFYYLGNNYKSKVEHIGIKPSHDVNEPLIF; encoded by the coding sequence ATGCTTGTTTTAATCACATATGACGTAAACACCGAAACGCCCGCCGGAAAAACAAGATTAAGGAAAGTAGCGAAACAGTGTGTTAACTATGGTCAGGGAGTACAAAATTCAGTATTTGAGTGTTTTCTTGATGCAGGACAATCAAAAATGCTGTTACATAAGTTAGAAAAAATAATAGACAAAGAAACTGATAGCCTGCGTTTTTATTATCTTGGAAACAACTACAAAAGCAAAGTTGAGCATATAGGGATAAAGCCATCACACGATGTAAATGAACCCCTGATATTTTAG
- a CDS encoding PD-(D/E)XK nuclease family protein, whose amino-acid sequence MEYNEEDFLPLGGIQHFTFCPRQWALIYIERQWKENLRTLEGGIFTEQVYILGYLMK is encoded by the coding sequence ATGGAATATAATGAGGAGGATTTTCTGCCTTTGGGAGGAATCCAGCATTTCACTTTCTGTCCCAGACAATGGGCGCTCATATATATAGAACGGCAATGGAAAGAAAATCTCCGCACACTTGAAGGCGGCATATTTACGGAGCAAGTATATATTTTGGGGTATTTGATGAAATGA